The following coding sequences lie in one Nitratireductor mangrovi genomic window:
- a CDS encoding HpcH/HpaI aldolase/citrate lyase family protein, with the protein MQTAPRPRRSVLYVPATNDKALAKIASLACDAVIFDLEDAVAPEEKVTARRSLVRFLSEAGRADKEFVIRINALAGEWGRDDLEAARALRPDAILLPKVDTPGDILEANDILDAAEVPPELALWAMVETPRAVLNLGPIAELGRDRGARLACLVVGTNDLVKETGISPAGGRQWLVPWLLQIVLAARAGGLDALDGVSNDFRDLDAFARECLQGAAMGFDGKTLIHPAQIGAANAAFSPSGDAVAEAERIVAAFATPENAGKGVIQADGRMIERLHLDQARKLLARAGRGQA; encoded by the coding sequence ATGCAAACCGCTCCCCGCCCGCGCCGTTCCGTCCTTTATGTGCCCGCGACCAATGACAAGGCGCTCGCCAAGATCGCGAGCCTCGCCTGTGACGCCGTGATTTTCGACCTCGAGGACGCCGTCGCGCCGGAGGAGAAAGTGACCGCTCGGCGCTCGCTTGTCCGCTTCCTTTCCGAGGCCGGGCGCGCGGACAAGGAGTTCGTCATCCGCATCAACGCGCTTGCCGGCGAGTGGGGCCGGGACGATCTCGAGGCCGCCCGCGCCCTGAGGCCGGACGCGATCCTTCTGCCCAAGGTCGACACGCCTGGCGACATCCTGGAGGCCAACGACATTCTGGATGCCGCCGAGGTGCCTCCCGAGCTGGCGCTGTGGGCGATGGTGGAAACGCCGCGCGCCGTTCTGAACCTCGGCCCGATCGCCGAGCTTGGCCGCGACCGCGGCGCCAGGCTTGCCTGTCTGGTGGTCGGAACCAACGACCTCGTCAAGGAAACCGGGATATCGCCTGCCGGCGGTCGGCAATGGCTGGTTCCGTGGCTGTTGCAGATCGTGCTCGCCGCCCGCGCCGGCGGCCTCGACGCTCTCGACGGGGTCAGCAATGATTTCCGCGACCTCGACGCCTTCGCCCGCGAGTGCCTGCAAGGCGCGGCAATGGGCTTCGACGGCAAGACCCTGATCCACCCGGCGCAGATCGGGGCGGCCAATGCCGCCTTTTCACCTTCCGGTGACGCGGTCGCCGAGGCCGAACGGATCGTCGCGGCGTTTGCCACACCCGAAAACGCCGGCAAGGGCGTGATCCAGGCCGATGGCCGCATGATCGAGCGCCTGCATCTGGACCAGGCGAGGAAACTGCTGGCGCGCGCCGGCCGCGGTCAGGCGTGA
- a CDS encoding DUF1737 domain-containing protein, which translates to MKLYRFLTGPDDSSFCHKVSAALDKGWHLFGSPSYAFDPETKTMRCGQAVVKDVEGKDYDPAMKLGDY; encoded by the coding sequence ATGAAACTCTACCGTTTTCTCACCGGACCCGACGATTCTAGCTTCTGCCACAAGGTGTCCGCGGCCCTGGACAAGGGCTGGCACCTGTTCGGCTCGCCGAGCTATGCCTTCGACCCGGAGACGAAGACCATGCGCTGCGGCCAGGCCGTGGTGAAGGATGTCGAGGGAAAGGACTACGATCCCGCGATGAAGCTCGGCGATTATTAG
- a CDS encoding NUDIX hydrolase: protein MTTLRRPRPAARLFVIGPDDRLLLFRFVYRSGPQAGFSFWATPGGALDPGESFQQAARRELYEETGHDVAIGPQVYARINDFDLPDGTPVRAEERFFLVKLDHHRIAGDNPDAFESEMIAGWRWWSAPELVETAETVFPEELAELMPGLVARRA from the coding sequence ATGACGACGCTCCGCCGCCCCCGGCCCGCGGCTCGGCTGTTCGTCATCGGACCGGACGACCGGCTGCTCCTGTTCCGCTTCGTCTACCGCTCCGGTCCGCAGGCAGGGTTTTCCTTCTGGGCGACGCCCGGAGGCGCACTCGATCCCGGCGAAAGCTTTCAACAGGCGGCACGCCGCGAGCTTTACGAGGAAACCGGCCACGATGTTGCCATCGGTCCGCAGGTTTATGCCCGGATCAACGATTTTGATCTCCCGGACGGCACGCCGGTCCGGGCAGAGGAACGCTTTTTCCTGGTCAAGCTCGATCACCACCGCATCGCCGGCGACAATCCGGACGCGTTCGAAAGCGAGATGATTGCCGGCTGGCGCTGGTGGAGCGCTCCCGAGTTGGTCGAAACCGCCGAGACGGTCTTCCCCGAAGAGCTTGCCGAACTCATGCCGGGGCTCGTTGCGCGGCGCGCATGA
- a CDS encoding metallopeptidase family protein — translation MARIYSTRAWHDQLSPSMDELELLALEAYAHLPETFRQLTGEIVIQIAEFPTEDIMDDLSLETPFDLLGLFEGRGIAERWNPATGEGPNRITLYRRAILDYWAENEETLGDIVTHVLIHELGHHFGLSDEDMEKIEESVA, via the coding sequence ATGGCACGCATATATTCGACCCGCGCCTGGCACGACCAGCTCTCGCCGTCGATGGACGAACTGGAGCTACTGGCGCTGGAAGCCTATGCCCATCTGCCGGAGACATTCCGCCAGCTGACCGGCGAGATCGTCATCCAGATCGCCGAATTTCCGACCGAAGACATCATGGACGACCTGTCGCTGGAGACGCCGTTCGATCTTCTCGGGCTGTTCGAGGGCCGCGGCATCGCCGAACGCTGGAACCCGGCGACCGGCGAGGGACCGAACCGCATCACGCTCTACCGGCGGGCGATCCTCGACTACTGGGCCGAAAACGAGGAAACGCTGGGCGACATCGTCACCCATGTGCTGATCCACGAACTCGGCCACCATTTCGGCCTGTCTGACGAGGACATGGAGAAGATCGAAGAAAGCGTGGCATGA